Proteins from a single region of Apium graveolens cultivar Ventura chromosome 7, ASM990537v1, whole genome shotgun sequence:
- the LOC141674541 gene encoding uncharacterized protein LOC141674541 translates to MDDYTRWIWHGEGIHSRTTETYTRNDEIFGDGTPENKEDDVENDRVEEMIEDLEDFLKHQPKILESLVDGSKKLLYPGCNDQFTRLSTTLKLCKLKVKNGWSDKSFTEMLKLLADILPPNELPISTYEAKKILCPMSMNVKKIHACINDCVLFRHEYEHLQTCPKCGASRYKREGNYSSSVDKKRPPAKVLRYLPVVERFKCLFANVTDAKLMRWHKEGRKSDGMLRHPGDSPQWRTIDGKFPEFGREVRNLRLGLCADGMNPYRTLSSQHSTWPVLLTIYNLPPWLCMKRKYIMLTLLINGPKEPGNNIDIYLQSLIEDLKLLWDEGERVYDAFSQTDFTLRAMIFCTISDFPGYGNLSGYTIKGAKACPICEDATIDLRLNNCKKNVYMGHRTFLPLNHPYRKRKKSFDGTVETRVAHLPLTGSEVLERVKDIDVVLGKLYKKPTPNSIWKKKSIYWDLSYWEHLQVRHCLDFMHIEKNVCESLVGTLLNIPGKSKDGMKARLDMQEMGIRVELAPQQSGKRAYLPPACYTLSRKEKISFCECLSSVKVPSGYSSNPKNIVSMKDLKLVGMKSHDCHVLMQHLLPVAIRGILPKHVRLVITKLCFFFNAIYSKVIDPMTLDTLQADIIVTLCEFEISFLHSFFDIMVHLVVHLVREIKICGPLYLRQMYPFERFLCILKAYVRNRRLPEGSIVEGYSVEETIEFCTDYLASTDPVGIPRSQHEGRLEGQGTLGHKMICPSGEMLDRAHLFVLQHMTEVHPFLQQYIVEIRQMHPSKSGKWVTNEHNRSFVKWFKDQVMSQYSESHTTVSSTLKWLAYGPDMPVRSYQGFDVNGYTFYIQCQDNKSTVQNSGVSVEASSTEFDRGNSITSRDIKKSYYGRGVRVDESGFSLVDFNRFGHEDDPFIFATQVKQVFYIKDPADSRWSIVLESKRRILGIDNVEDEDEYDQFDENPPFSIGLPTAIREDNVDTNYVRNDHDEGLWIDRQVIAMDKDNADKDNAESGSKKRTRGPTLCKKLKKG, encoded by the exons ATGGATGATTATACTAGGTGGATTTGGCATGGAGAGGGAATACACTCTAGAACAACGGAGACATATACAAggaatgatgaaatttttggagATGGTACGCCTGAAAATAAAGAAGATGACGTGGAAAATGATAGGGTCGAGGAGATGATCGAAGATCTTGAAGATTTTCTAAAGCACCAACCAAAAATTCTTGAGAGCTTGGTTGATGGTTCCAAAAAACTCCTCTATCCAGGGTGCAATGATCAGTTTACTAGGTTATCAACAACCTTGAAATTATGCAAGCTTAAAGTGAAGAACGGGTGGAGTGACAAGAGTTTCACAGAAATGCTAAAACTTCTCGCTGACATACTCCCTCCGAATGAGCTTCCCATTTCCACCTATGAGGCGAAGAAGATATTGTGTCCCATGAGTATGAATGTAAAGAAGATTCATGCTTGTATAAATGATTGTGTGTTGTTTCGCCATGAGTATGAACATctacaaacttgtccaaagtGCGGAGCATCTAGGTACAAGCGGGAGGGAAATTATTCTTCGAGTGTTGATAAAAAAAGGCCTCCTGCGAAGGTACTGCGATATTTACCCGTAGTGGAGCGATTCAAATGCCTTTTTGCAAATGTCACTGACGCAAAGCTTATGAGGTGGCATAAGGAAGGAAGAAAATCAGATGGGATGCTCAGACACCCTGGTGACTCTCCACAGTGGAGAACCATTGATGGAAAGTTCCCGGAATTTGGCAGAGAAGTTAGAAATTTACGACTTGGGCTTTGTGCGGATGGCATGAATCCGTATCGCACTTTAAGCTCTCAACATAGCACTTGGCCGGTTCTTCTGACAATTTATAACTTGCCTCCTTGGTTATGCATGAAGCGCAAGTACATCATGTTGACATTGCTAATCAACGGTCCTAAAGAACCCGGAAATAATATCGATatttatcttcagtcacttattGAAGATCTAAAGTTATTGTGGGATGAAGGTGAGAGGGTATATGATGCATTCAGCCAAACAGATTTCACTTTACGTGCCATGATTTTTTGCACCATAAGTGATTTTCCAGGTTATGGAAACCTTTCAGGATACACTATCAAAGGAGCTAAAGCGTGTCCGATTTGTGAAGATGCTACAATTGATCTTCGTTTAAACAATTGTAAAAAGAATGTTTATATGGGTCATCGTACATTTCTTCCCCTTAATCACCCGTATCGTAAGAGGAAAAAGTCTTTTGACGGGACCGTCGAGACTCGAGTGGCTCATTTACCATTAACGGGGAGTGAGGTTTTGGAACGTGTTAAAGATATTGATGTTGTACTTGGAAAGTTGTATAAAAAGCCAACTCCAAATAGTATTTGGAAGAAGAAATCTATATATTGGGATCTTTCATACTGGGAACACTTGCAAGTTAGACACTGTCTGGATTTCATGCATATTGAAAAAAATGTATGTGAAAGCCTTGTCGGGACATTGTTGAATATACCCGGTAAGTCAAAGGATGGAATGAAAGCCAGATTAGACATGCAAGAGATGGGTATACGAGTAGAATTAGCACCACAACAATCAGGAAAACGTGCATATCTACCTCCAGCTTGTTATACTCTGTCTAGAAAAGAAAAAATCAGCTTTTGTGAGTGTTTATCTAGTGTGAAAGTTCCATCTGGATATTCCTCAAACCCAAAAAACATTGTCTCAATGAAAGATTTGAAGTTGGTAGGAATGAAGTCACATGATTGTCACGTGTTAATGCAACATCTATTACCAGTTGCAATTCGAGGCATATTACCGAAGCATGTGCGATTGGTCATCACGAAACTGTGTTTCTTCTTCAATGCTATATATAGTAAGGTGATTGATCCCATGACATTGGATACTTTACAAGCAGATATAATTGTTACACTTTGTGAGTTTGAAATATCTTTTCTACACTCATTTTTTGACATAATGGTGCATTTAGTGGTTCATCTTGTGAGAGAGATTAAAATTTGTGGTCCGTTATATTTGCGGCAAATGTATCCTTTCGAGAGATTCTTGTGTATCTTAAAAGCATACGTGAGAAATCGACGTCTGCCTGAAGGTAGCATAGTTGAAGGGTATTCAGTTGAAGAGACTATTGAATTTTGTACTGATTATTTAGCATCTACCGATCCAGTCGGAATTCCAAGATCTCAGCATGAAGGAAGACTTGAAGGTCAGGGTACATTGGGACATAAAATGATATGTCCGAGTGGTGAAATGCTTGATAGAGCCCATCTTTTTGTATTGCAACACATGACAGAAGTCCACCCTTTCTTACAACAATACATAGTTGAGATTCGACAAATGCATCCTTCTAAGAGTGGCAAGTGGGTTACAAATGAACACAATCGATCTTTTGTTAAATGGTTTAAAGATCAAGTAATGTCTCAATATTCAGAAAGTCATACCACCGTTTCTAGTACGCTAAAATGGTTAGCGTATGGGCCTGACATGCCAGTGAGATCTTACCAAGGATTTGATGTTAATGGGTACACTTTCTATATACAGTGTCAAGACAACAAGAGCACTGTGCAGAATAGTGGAGTGTCTGTAGAAGCTTCTTCGACTGAATTTGATAGGGGCAATTCTATTACATCACGAGATATAAAGAAGTCATACTATGGC CGTGGCGTTCGGGTAGATGAGTCGGGCTTCTCTTTGGTAGATTTTAATCGATTTGGACATGAAGATGACCCGTTTATATTCGCTACACAAGTTAAACAAGTGTTCTACATTAAAGACCCCGCTGATTCTAGATGGTCAATTGTTCTTGAAAGTAAGCGACGCATTCTTGGAATTGATAATGTGGAAGACGAGGATGAGTATGATCAATTTGATGAGAATCCCCCTTTCTCAATTGGTCTACCTACCGCAATTAGAGAAGATAATGTAGATACAAATTATGTTCGTAATGATCATGATGAAGGGTTATGGATTGATCGCCAA GTAATTGCTATGGATAAAGATAATGCAGATAAAGATAATGCAGAGTCCGGTTCTAAGAAAAGGACCAGAGGTCCAACATTGTGCAAAAAATTGAAAAAAGGATAG